A window of Acinonyx jubatus isolate Ajub_Pintada_27869175 chromosome B2, VMU_Ajub_asm_v1.0, whole genome shotgun sequence genomic DNA:
GTGGGTGATCAGCTATGAGCTTGGGCTACGGGTTTTCCAAAACTCAGggcatttgtaaggtttctcacTCGAGTGACTGATAAAAGTGTCCTGCTAGGGTAGCTCTCTGGGCAAACCATTTCTCAACTTCCCACAGTTGCATTCTCTGGTCCCCACGGAAGTCTGAGCTCCGAGGAAAGTCTGAGATTCGCCTAGAGTCCTTTATCTTAGGAGTTCTCGGACACGTACATACACCTTCTATGGGATTATAACTCCTTGTCTGATCAAGACATCTGTGAGGCTTCAGATGCATGGGGAGGGCTGAGCTCAAGACCCTTGTCACCCATATTACAGATATACGGTTTTTCACCGATGTGGATTGTCTGATGTTGCAGAAGGGCTGGGCTCTGGTGGAAGCTTTTATCGCACACGCTGTACTTATAACGCGGCTCTTCGGTCTGAGTTCGCATTTTCTGTTGGGCCACGAAGTCCATGCCTAGGAGGAAGCCACCCTCACATGTAGACCACTGGGGTGGTTTCTCGTCCATGTGAATTCTCTGATGCACAATAAGGTCTGAGCCACAGCTGAAGCTTTTCTCATATTCGAGGCATTTGAAAGTGTGAGTGTGAGTTGCCTGATGCCTGATCAGGTTAGCGCTCCGCGTAAAGCTTCTCATGCACTCCAAGCACTTATACGGCTTCTCGCCCGTATGCACTCTCTGATGTACAATAAGGTCTGATTTCTGGCCAAAGCACTTCTCACAGGCGCCACACTTATAgggcttctccccagtgtgaaCCCTTTTATGAACAATGAAGGCTGAACGGTGTCGGTAACTTTTCTCACACTTGTTGCATTTATAGGGCCTTTCGCCAGTATGAGTTCTCTGGTGGCTGATGAGGTCTGACTTCCCACTAAAAGCCTTTTCACACTCCAGACACTTAAACGGCTTCTCACCCGTGTGAGTTCTTCGGTGCCTTATGAGGTTCGTGCTTCGACTGAAGCATTTATCACACTCGCTACACAGATACGGCTTCTCGCCTGTATGGCTTCGCTGGTGGACAAGCAGGTCGGAGCTCTGGCCGAAATTCTTGCCACAGATGTCACAGGTATAGAATTTTTTACCTGCGTGTGTCCTCTGGTGTCCCGAAAGGGCTAAGTGATGCCAGAAGCTCTTCTCGCATTTGCTGCATTTATAAGGTTTCTCGTAATTGTGGACCCTCTGGTGTGAAAGCAGCTCTGAGCTTTGGACGAAGGTTTTCTCACACATATCACATCTGTAaggtttctccccagtgtggGATCTCTCACACATAATAAGAGCTAAGCGTTCACACAAGTTTTGCTCACGTTCAAGGCACTGGTATAGCTGATCATCTATTTGTGTAATCTCATGCACatgaataaaaatctttttacCCTTCTGAGGGCATACatgatatattttccttttctgagttCTCTGATTATATCTCTCTTCTGAAGCGCACATTTTCTATGGCTCTCTCCTAGGGAGTTTTCCACTGGTCTTCTTGACCCATCATTTTCTTCATAGCTGTTTTCTTGGTAAGAACTTGAAAGATACATCTGTTCTAGGCCTTTCAGTCATGAGCAGTTCGTCACTACAAGTTTCCAGCATCCTATACACTATTTCCTTACTTGGTATTTTCAACCCTGtgagacaaagaagaaatattaccTATATTCCTGTGACTAAGAAAAGAATGTTCAAAGTTAAAAATCACTgcaaaaaagacagaaattctCCACCAGAGTCCATAAGTGCTCTAGTTTTCACAAGGGTTGAAATCAgttagttttcctcttttctttttttaaagaaaaaaaattttttttaatgtttttatttatttttgggacagagagacagagctcgagcaggggaggggcagagagagagggagacacagaatccgaagcgggctccaggctccgagctgtcagcacagagcctgacacggggctcgaactcacggactgtgagatcatgacctgagccgaaggtggacgctcaaccgactgagccacccaggtgccccggttagTTTTCCTCTTTCCTAATACGAAACCGGTCAGTGACACATCTGAGGAAAAGACCAGTCAGGATTATTTCTGTTATGAACCTGGGTGATCTCAAAACCAGggttcttccccttcccctcgcTTCAACCGAATAATCAAGAGGCCGGACAGCTCCTCATAGCACATAATAGGTGCCCAAAGCTAGAACAGAAGTTATTTTGCATCCACAGACACCTAAAGTAACCTACGAAAACGCTGATGCAAAGGTTACTTGGTGTATGTACACTCTTCTGGGGACAGAGTCCATGGTTCCTCAGCTGTGACGCGTAGGACCGGGCACCCGCACACTCAGGTGACATGAAAACAGCAGGAGGGTTGAGTATAGCACGCTAGTAAGCGTAACGGACCAGAACCCAAAACACAACAGCTCCAGAAGCGGCAGCAGCAGTGGCCACCTGAATTCAGACAAAACAAGGAGTCAAAAGGATCGAGAAGGTGGAGGGCTTTCTGCGTCATCAGTCTGCTAATCAGTTTTCCAATTTCCCTGCAACAATTCGGTAAGCTCTCCATGTGCAGGGCACGGAGACAGCTGTtgtgatagaagaaaaaaaaaaagttattcataAACATAAGAAGAAATACCATGGCTTCAAATGTCAGCTCAAAAAAGTTCTAATGTTTAGGTTTCGGGGATGAGAGAAAACGGAATGGGGTGGGAGTAGTGAGTGCGGTTTCTCGAGTGCAGACACGGGTCCACAAGAAAAATGTAATGCTGAAACCACGGCAGAAGGACAGGATGAGAGAGAAACGTGACGCACGGCTACCAGAGCAGTGAAGTCAACGGCtcggagcaggggaaggaggtgaGCTGGAACGAGAGATAGCACGCTTATGCTAAATACGGTTAAGTATACACCTCCGATTTCAAAAAATCTATCACGTCACCGTGATCGTCAAAGCCGTTCCAGACGTGACATTTTTGGGGGTCCAAACTACAAGTTCCAGATGACTCTCGCGGTAGCGTTAAGAATTCCTTACACTCCCAGATCGTTTGATGATGGGTACCCTAGGGAACAAGGTCACCAACCTGATCCATCAAATGGACCTCTGCCACCCAGTAAAATATCTTCAAAGTGAGCCCATTTCTGTCCTCACGAGAGAATGAATACTCCTATTATTTACCAGTGCGCCGAGCGCCAGAGGTCACCTCGTTGACTCCTGCGCGCGTGTCTCGGAGCGCTAAGCGGGTGTCTGCAGCGGGACACTTACCGCGGTCACTGAGGGACCGGGGGCCTCTTCGGAAAGAGTGATCCAGAAactaccaacaacaacaacacacagcGCACGAAGCACCAAGTAGCCTGGGGCTGCCATCGTCGACCCCCAAAGCCTGAAGTGTCACAAAGGACGCTTCTTATTCACCAGGGTTTGCAACGAAACGCCTCGTGTCTGCTCCTGCCTTACTGACCGTCAAAGACAAGTTCGGCACAGGCGGGGCGGTGGCGCACAGGCCCGGCCTCCTCCGCCCCCGGCCACCTGATCTCCGTTCCTGTTCTTTCAGGTCCTCGGCCAAAGCCTTGGAGTCCTCCTGTGACCTTCTCCCTCACACCCCACAACGGAGCCATCAGCAGACTCGCTGGCTCCATTCTCAGAACGAGAACCCAACTGCCTCTCTCTCCGGCCGCGAGCCAAGGAGACGTCTCGGAAGAAACCAAGCCCGACGCTTTGATCTTGGACCGTCAGCCTCCAGAAccgggagaaaataaatttggtcTTTACACCACTCAGTCTGTGGCACTTCGTCACGGTAGCCCCAGAACTCAGGCCACCCTCCCGTCACCACCTCCTACACTCAGACTCTCCACTCCGCGGCCAGCGGAACTTGTGTTAGAACAACagaatgtgggggcgcctggggggcttggtcggttaagcctctgactcttggtttctgctcaggtcatgactcggGGTCCTGATCCCAgcttcttgagatcaagcccggcggagcctgcttgggactctctctccctgtctgcccctctcctttcacactctctctgaaaagatacaaacaaagaaaaagcccaGACAACAGGGCAAGTCCTCTGTGCCCCCCGAAGAACAGCCTGAGACTCTGCTGACCCCGCggcctcccccacctgctctctcaCCGGCCTGCTCCCTGCGCGTCCCCATCGCACGTCCCCACCTGGCCACATGGCCTCCGGGCTGTCCTCACCCACGCTCCCCagggcctctgcccctcccggtcTGGTCCCTAGCTCTCTTCCTCCAGGGGTGTGCCCGGCGCCCTCTcaattcctctgtttcttcaaacGTCTCTTTCCCAGGAGGCCTCTCCCGACCCCCGCATTTAAAACAGGGAGCTGCCCGCATGCTCCCGGCTTCCCAAccccttttttgcttttctccaccGCGTCTGCCATCTTCTGATACGTGATGTACTCGGGTCGTTGAGGCCTCTGGCTGAAGCACGACAAGGATGTCTGGGTGTcgtgtgtgcgctctctcccGTGCACACGGCAGGTGCTTACCAGGCGCCTCCGGTGCGTGCACCACTCCCCCTgtcccccccgtccccccccgtAACTGTTGTGTCCTCGCAGGAAAGGAAGGGGGCCGAGTGTCGCTGTGCCCGGGCTCAGTCCCGGAGACAGGACGCACGTTGCTGAGGCCTAGACACGGCGGCTTACCTGGGAGCTAGCTGGGAGAGCGCCTGGCTTCCTGGCCCCGCGAATCTGGTCTCTCGGCAGCCGGCCTTCTGTAAGACATGAGGGTATGACAGGGACGGTCACAAGCGAGTGGACTTGGCCCTAGAGCGTTTCACTCGACGACTCCAAAAACGGGTAAAGTTTCCTTAAGAAAACTTAAGGGTGTTCTCCCACAAGCCCTCACACTGAGTCCTAAGAGATGAATCGTCCTAACCTATCCCATGTGGCTCTCCAGAAAGGGGACAAGAATCTGAAAACCATCTGCATAATCTACGTCCTCCTTGGGGTTCTGACACGGAGGGGAAGGGCCCCCAAGGCCAAATCTCAGGAGAGACACACGCAAAGGTGACACCCTGGCCGCGGGAACGCAGGCCACCCCATCCGCAGCTGTGGGGACAACCTGCACAGCAACAAGGCCCAACTTTACTCGGTGCTGCgggcaggcctcaggctctggggcATTGAGAGTCTACACCGGCCCTAGCCGCCTTCTGTTTCAGCCGCACGCAACTCAGGAGGCGGCCAATGACGGGCACTTGACAGGCACGAGAGTTAGAGTGCCCAGGCCGGTCCCCGACTCCTTCCCTCAGCAGCCTGGACCTGCCATTTCCGGGCCACTGAGGCTTCAGGTCCCTCGAGGGTCCTGCTGCCACCAGGGATCAGAAGCCAGAGCGGAAGTGCTCAGACCCAGACAACACACGGGCCGGGCAGAAGCTCCGCGTGACACTCGTCCAGAGCTGCCACCACGCGGACGACCTATTTCCTGGCTCTGGCTCCAGGTAAGACGGGGTAAACACAGGCCATCCTCGGCCCCCCTCGGAATCTTCGTGAAACCTAGACAGGAAGCACAGGCCAGCTACCCGAGGACTCTGGAAAGGAAATGGCACGCAGGTCAGGAAAGACGGGAACTTCAAGCACAACCCAATTTCTGTTgatgttgatgttgttgttgttgctgttgttcccTTTAGCAGCCCCCGGCCTGAACTCCACACGGGCCAAAACGAGAGGTCAGGGAAGCCGTAGGTCGTAGTTCAACTAGATTTTTCAGAAAAACCTATGCGCTTCCATGACAAGGGCTTCCTGCTAACTTTGGTCGAGGGGCAGAAAACGGattaaagatggaaaaagaatacTTCTGGAAGAACTACACAGAACACGGGAAGAAAAGAGAGTTAGAGAGGGGGTATCAGTGCTGCAGACACCCACACGCACACCCACACCGCCCCGGCATGCCTCTAGCTCTGTAAGGACAAGAACAAATGCACCGAACAAACACACCCCTTCCCCAAATGCCTCGGGTGAGCTCTCAGCGGCAAGCCACCGAGTGGAGCAGGGCCAGGGCGAGGGGAGCAGGGCCAGGGcgaggggcagggctgaggggagCACAGCCAGGATGAGGGGAGCAGGCCCAAGAGAAGCAGGGCCAGGGGAGCAGGGCCAGGGCAGCAGGGCGAGGGGAGCAGGGCCGGCTGAAGACACAGGCTTCGGGCCGGCCGGGGTGCTGGAACCAGTCTACGACAGACACAACTCACTCCaagtagaaaatgttttcttcaagcTCTGATCAGAGCAGGACAGAAGGAAGGGACTCAGCCTGCACACACTTAGAGGCAGTCCCAGGGTGGTGATCCTTCAggaaagtaaaaaggaaaggacaggaaCCTTCTGGGCTGCACcgtgaaggagaaaaggagcagagaggaatGTAAGGTCCTTCAAGATGATGGAAAAAgttttttagaaaaaaggaaaataaaaataccatctaggggcccttgggtggctcagtcttagcTTAAGCATCCTACtggattccggctcaggtcatgatctcatggcttgtgggactgagccccgcgtcaggctctgcacggacagctcggagcctgcttgggattctctctctccctctctctgcccctcccctgcttgggagCACGTActcgatctctctcaaaataaacaaacattaaagaaaaaacaaaaaaaagaaaaacaatgccaCAAAACTTTACCACAATGACAAAAGTGGTAAAGTGTTGCTGAATTAGCagtcttattaaatatttcacattctAGTAAAATAAACGTAATTCAActaaaaactaggaaaagaaacaaaaaactaatatAACCTCACTGGTTATTGTATTAATGGCAGGTGAGAGTTAAGGTATACTACCAAAACCTGAAAAACCAGATAATTAAAGGCTAAATAAGAAAATGGTACCAagggggtgcccggggggctcagtcagttaagtgtccgactcttggattctgctcaggtcatgatctcatggtgtgtgagtttgagccccacatcaggctctgtcctatcagcttgagattctctttcttcctctctctccttccttcccactctctctctgtgtcaaaaataaataaataaaacttaaaaaaaaaaaaaaactacgaaaagaaaaaagaaaaagaaaatggtaccAAGGCATTACAAAGATCTATGTTCCAAGGTAGCCAttataacaaaaatgaaacattctagatttttttttaatgaaaagcaacAAGTAGTTGAAAAAACAAGTATAAATAATATGATCACACTGAGACCAAACACATCAATCATATCGATAAATGAGTTTTACTcacccattaaaattttttaaaaaatttattattttaggggcgactgggtggcgcagtcggttaagcgtccgactccagccaggtcacgatctcgcggtccgtgagttcgagccccgcgtcgggctctgggctgatggctcagagcctggagcctgtttccgattctgtgtctccctctctctctgcccctctcccgttcatgctctgtctctctctgtcccaaaaataaaataaaacgttgaaaaaaaaaattttttttaataaaaaatttattatttttatttaataaaatattaaatattgtaatatttaaaataaatacatttattatcttaataggagtaggagacacagaattcgaagcaggctccaggccctgagctgtcagtatagagcctgatgcggggctcaaacccacgaggtgtgaaatcatgacctgagccgaattggacgcttaaccgactcactcacccattaaaaaatttttactgtggCTAAAgaagcaagacccaactatatgctaaACACAAGAGACACCTAAAACAAAGATTTGAAAAGGCTGAAAACGCAGGGACAGAAAAAAGGATATGGGGCAAATAGAACAATAAaagtagggtttttgtttttgtttttgtttttttttaagatatcagGAAGAGAATTCGGCCAAAAAACATGAAACATGATAATGTTGAAAGCCATATACTATAGCTTGACTTGTAACAGTTATGGTTTTGCACCAAATCACACAGCAGTCAACCTCATCAAGCAAAAACTACACTACATAACAAGAAATAGAGATACACACATTATTAATAAGAAAACTTAACATTCCACGGTCAGTAAATGGACATACAAAGTAGAACAAAAATAAGTTATGATGCAGAAAACTTGATCACATTAGTAAGTAAATCTTAGGGATAGTTAAGGATAGTTATCTCCTAATAACAGGAAATAAActttcttctcaagcacacatgaaTCAGTCACAGAATTCTGTCATATAGTAGGTCACAAAGAGAGCATCAGTAAGTTCCATAAAgtgacatcaaactaaaaatttattgaaacatcaaattaaaaaagcccctcctaaatggggaaaaataaactaataaaacaactcttcagcaaatggggagacaaaacaaaatttgtaaatattgacaATTAACAATATTACAGATTATAATCTGTGGAATAAATTTAAAGCAGTGACCAAGGAATattcatagttttaaatatttttacatcgATAAGAAGAATTACATGAACAAACTAAAATTCTcacctcaaaaagctaaaaaaaaaggtaaatcaaaagaaattaaggaagaaaataaaattaaagacggaaatcaggaaactgaagagaaaaacaacCTAATTATAAATCAAAATCCTACTTTGGAAAAAACGTAAAGAACTGATAAACTACTAGCTAACTTAatgaggaaaaaagggagaaagtacACGCTTACAAAGTAAGgaataaataatagctaaaacaaacaaaccccgcCCCCACATACACATACCGGATCACTTTGCAGACTTCTGCACAAACAAATGTGATCGTCTATGAAACAGACTGTTTCCTCGCGAAATACAATTTACCAAAATCACCCccttcagagacagaaagtttTAGAGCACTAATATGCACAGAATAAACAAAGTTGTTGAGGAATTACCCCACAAAAAACCACTAGACCTagatcattaaatttttttttttttttactcacgaactgtgagatcatgacctgagccaaagttggacactcaaccgactgagccacccaggcactcctgcacCTAGATGATTTCAGAAGAGTATTCTAACAAACTTACAAAGACCAAATAAACCTAATGTTTCATAAATATCTTCCAGAGcgcttaaaaatgaacaaaacttctaatttttttgtgaaaataGTTTAACATTGACAACCTGACAAAGAGTACAAAAATGTTTTGTAGCCCAGTATTAAAGTGAAAAGTACTAACAAAAATCCAACATCACATTAAGGAAAGTAATATATCATGACAAAAGTGGGAGTTATTCAAGGAATGCAAGATTTGTTCAATATTAGGAAATCCATTAACATAATACTGCATATTAACAGATCTATGGGGGAAAATCATAATTATCTCCATAGATACTGAAGGAACTCACAACAGAAATCAACATCCATACCTGATGAAAAtactcaagaaagtaggaattaatgaatacttccttttattttttatacgaATACtcctttttaaatgataaaatatacacTCCTTAGTCTTAGAGCCAGTACCTAAGTGAGAAAAACTAGTCATTTCCagtgagatcaggaacaagtcaAGAATGAATGACCACTATCTCCATTGTTAATAAACTCTGAGCTGGAAGTACTAGCCAAcacaattagaaacaaaaagtCAATTAGAGGTTTAATAACTGAAAAGAGGTAAAATTATATCTGTTTGGAGATGTATGAGAGTATAACTAGAAAACTCTAGAATCAACATTAAAACTGACTCAAAAGAATTCAGTAAGGCAGTAGGATATAAAACTCACCCACAGAAATAGCCCTTTTCTGTGCACAGACAACCGACTAGAGCATACAATGATAGAGAATATTCCTTGTATgataacagaaaatatgaaatacgcaaaaataaataattttgtaaaatagagaagaggaaaactCTCAAACACTACTGAAGGAC
This region includes:
- the ZNF322 gene encoding zinc finger protein 322, translated to MCASEERYNQRTQKRKIYHVCPQKGKKIFIHVHEITQIDDQLYQCLEREQNLCERLALIMCERSHTGEKPYRCDMCEKTFVQSSELLSHQRVHNYEKPYKCSKCEKSFWHHLALSGHQRTHAGKKFYTCDICGKNFGQSSDLLVHQRSHTGEKPYLCSECDKCFSRSTNLIRHRRTHTGEKPFKCLECEKAFSGKSDLISHQRTHTGERPYKCNKCEKSYRHRSAFIVHKRVHTGEKPYKCGACEKCFGQKSDLIVHQRVHTGEKPYKCLECMRSFTRSANLIRHQATHTHTFKCLEYEKSFSCGSDLIVHQRIHMDEKPPQWSTCEGGFLLGMDFVAQQKMRTQTEEPRYKYSVCDKSFHQSPALLQHQTIHIGEKPYICNMGDKGLELSPPHASEASQMS